GGTGGATAGCGAATCCGCTTACGAGAGGCTGCAAAAGGGTGTGCAGGCCAATACTGAACAGCAGAACAACCCGACAGTGAAAGGCAAAGAGGTCGCGGTTGACGATGGTATTCTCGGCGGGTTGAAAGACATTCTGTTTGGCAGCACCGGACCGCGCGGCGGTAAACGTGATGGCGTCGTACAGAGTGTTGCCAAAAGCGCAGCGCGTCAGGTCACCAATCAAATTATACGCGGGATGTTAGGCAGCTTACTGGGCGGGAGAAAACGCTAAGGTGAGACATGCACCCTCCCGTGTCACGGGAGGGTAACAGGATTACGATCTCCGCAGCATTAACCAGAGGCTGATCAGGAAGAACGATGCGCTTGGCAACAGCGCGCCAATAATCGGCGGAATGCCGTACACCAGCGTCAGTGGACCAAAGATCTGGTCAAGCACGTAGAAGACAAAACCAAAGCTGATACCGGTTACAACACGCGCCCCCATCGGAACGCTACGCAGCGGACCGAAAATGAACGACAGCGCCATCAGCATCATGACGGCCACAGAGAGCGGCTGGAACACTTTACTCCACATATTGAGCTGGTAGCGTCCGGCGTCCTGACCACTCGACTTCAGATACTTCACGTAGCTGTGCAGACCGCTAATGGAAAGCGCATCTGGATCTAACGCCACCACACCGAGTTTGTCCGGCGTCAGGTTGGTTTTCCAGGTACCGCTCACCGTCTGTGAACCGGTGATTTGCTTGGGATTGGTCAGGTTGGACTCATCGACCTGCGACAGACGCCATACTTTGTGCTCAGCATCGAATTTCGCAGAAGCGGCATAACGTACCGACTGCAAACGGCGCTGGTCGTTGAAGCCGTAGATACTGATCCCGCCCAGCTCCGTGTCGCCTTTAACCCGTTCGATATACACAAAGTTGTGGCCGTCTTTCGCCCACAGCCCTTGCTGAGTAGAAAGCAGCGAGCCGCCATACATCTGCTGAGCACGATAGTTACGCGCCATCTGCTCGCCCTGCGGAGCAACCCACTCGCCAATTGCCATCGTCAACAGCACCAGTGGAATGGCCGTTTTCATGACCGACAGCGCCACCTGCATGCGGGTGAAGCCAGAAGCCTGCATCACCACCAGTTCGCTGCGCTGCGCCAGCATCCCCAGCCCCAGTAACGCGCCCAACAGCGCCGCCATCGGAAAGAAGATCTGCACATCTTTTGGCGCGCTGAGCAGGGTATACATCCCTGCGCCCAGCGCATCGTAGCTCCCCTGCCCGGCTTTTTTCAGCTGGTCGACGAACTTGATAATGCCGGAGAGCGACACCAGCATGAACAGCGTCATCATGATGGTGGTGAAAATGGTTTTACCGATATAGCGGTCAAGTACACCAAATGGCTGCATTACACCGCTCCTCTACGCAGAAAACGGGCACGCAGACGGCGTACCGGCACTGTATCCCACAAGTTCAGGCCAATCGCCAACGCCAGATACGCAAGGTTCACCACCCACATCCAGAGAGCCGGGTCCAGTTTGCCTTTACCGCCATTGGATTTCAGGGAGGTCTGCACAAGGAAGAACAACAGATACAGCAACATCGCTGGAAGCATCGACAGGACGCGTCCCTGACGCGGGTTCACCACGCTCAGCGGCACGACCATCAGCGCCATCATAAAGACGGTAAATACCAGCGTCAGGCGCCAGTGCAGTTCCGCCCGGGCACGATCGGTATTGGCCGACAACAGAGCGCTCATATCCATCTGCTCGGAATCATTGGGATCCAGCGCAACCGCCTGATGCCCGATGATCGCCTGATAGTTCTGGAAATCGGTAATGCGGAAATCACGTAACAGTGCGGTCCCTTCGAAGCGTGTC
This Citrobacter enshiensis DNA region includes the following protein-coding sequences:
- the lptG gene encoding LPS export ABC transporter permease LptG — encoded protein: MQPFGVLDRYIGKTIFTTIMMTLFMLVSLSGIIKFVDQLKKAGQGSYDALGAGMYTLLSAPKDVQIFFPMAALLGALLGLGMLAQRSELVVMQASGFTRMQVALSVMKTAIPLVLLTMAIGEWVAPQGEQMARNYRAQQMYGGSLLSTQQGLWAKDGHNFVYIERVKGDTELGGISIYGFNDQRRLQSVRYAASAKFDAEHKVWRLSQVDESNLTNPKQITGSQTVSGTWKTNLTPDKLGVVALDPDALSISGLHSYVKYLKSSGQDAGRYQLNMWSKVFQPLSVAVMMLMALSFIFGPLRSVPMGARVVTGISFGFVFYVLDQIFGPLTLVYGIPPIIGALLPSASFFLISLWLMLRRS